GGACCTGGCGCTCCATGTCACCCAGATGCTGCGCAGCCACGGCGTGGTAGGCAAATTTGTGGAATTCTTCGGGGAAGGAGCGGCGGCCCTCCCGCTGGCGGACCGCGCCACCGTAGCGAACATGGCCCCGGAATACGGCGCCACCATGGGCTTCTTCCCCATGGACGAACGCTGCTCCGACTACCTGCGCCAGACAGGCAGGAGCGAGGAAGCCATCGCCACGTACGAAAACTACTTCAAGGCCCAGGACCTGTGGGGAATGCCCCGCAATGGAGAACTGGACTACACGGTTCAGCTGGAACTGGACTTGTCCACCGTGGAACCCGCCGTTTCCGGACCCAGGCGCCCGCAGGACCACATCCGCCTGGCCTCCATCAAGGACAGCTTCCGCAAGCTCGCCGGCATGCCCGCGGCGGAAGGCGGTTACGGCAAAAAGGAATCCCCGGCGGTCAAGGTCACCATGCACTCTCCGGCTGGCGTTCCCGTTCCGGTGGAAGGCTTCAGCCAGGAGGCGGAATTGAAAGACGGCAGCATCCTCATCGCCGCCATCACCTCCTGCACCAACACCTCCAATCCGGGCCTGATGCTCGCCGCCGGGCTGCTCGCCAAAAAAGCGGTCGCGCTGGGCCTGCAAGTGCCGCCGCACGTAAAAACGTCCATTGCGCCGGGCTCCCGCATCGCTTCAGACTACTTTGCGGCCAACCAGCTCCAGGAATCCCTGGACGCCCTGGGCTTTGAAACCGTCGGCTACGGCTGCACCACCTGCATCGGCAACTCCGGACCGCTGAATCCGGAACTGGAACAGGCGGTCAGGAACAATGACATCGTGGCCGCCTCCGTCCTCTCCGGCAACCGCAACTTTGAAGCGCGCATCCATCCTTCCATCAAAACCAACTTCCTGATGTCCCCTCCGCTGGTCGTCGCCTTCGCGCTGGCCGGACGCGTGGACATCGACTTCCAGACGGAACCGCTGGGCACGGACCGCAGCGGGAAGCCCGTCTTCCTGAAAGACCTCTGGCCCAGCTCCGGGGAAATCGCGGAAGCCGTCGCCAAATCCCGCAATCCGGAAGCGTACCGGGAACTATACACCATCACGCCGGACAAAAATCCACGCTGGGCCGCCGTGTATGCGCCGGAGGGCTCCGTCTTCCAGTGGAATGAAAACTCCACCTACATCCAGGACCCGCCCTTCTTCTGCGGCTTCAACGGCCAGCCCCGCACGCTGGCGGACATCCGGGACGCCCGCCCCCTGGGCATCTTTGGCGACTCCGTGACTACGGACCACATCTCCCCCGCCGGAGCCATCCGGGAAACGGGCCCCGCCGGGCTGTACCTGCAAGGCATGGGGGTGGACAGAAAAGACTTCAACTCCTTCGGCTCCCGCCGCGGCAACGACCGCGTGATGACCCGCGGCACCTTCGCCAACGTCCGCATCAAAAACCTGATGGTGGACGGCACGGAAGGCGGCTATACGCTGTACTTCGGCAACCGCTCCATTCCCGCCCCGGACAAGAAAATAACCCCTGCCGCCGGAACCCCCGCCTTCATCTATGATGCAGCCATGGCCTACGCGCAGGACGGTGTTCCGCTCATCGTCATCGGCGGAGAAGACTACGGCATGGGCTCCTCCCGCGACTGGGCGGCCAAGGGCACGAACCTGCTGGGCGTCAAGGCCGTCATCACCAAGAGCTTTGAACGCATCCACCGTTCCAACCTCATCGGCATGGGCGTGCTGCCCCTCAACTTCGCCGACAAGGCGGACTACGACCGCATCGCCCCGTTGAAGGACGCCACCTTCTCCATCCTGGGGCTGGACAACGGCATCGCCCCGCGCCAGCAGGTCACGCTACGCGTGCAGCCCGCAGACGCGGAGGCGTTTGACGTGCCCGTCATCGTCCGCATTGATACGCCCATTGAAAAGGAATACTACCTGGCGGGCGGCATCCTGCAATACGTCCTCACTCAAATCCTCAAATAACGCGGCTTGGCCGGGCTTTTCCGGCGCCGCATCCTTTCCAGACGGGCCGCCCTTCCCCCCGAAGGCGCGGCCCGTCTGGCGCCTTCCTCTCCGGGAGCACCCGCAGCTCC
This portion of the Akkermansia massiliensis genome encodes:
- the acnA gene encoding aconitate hydratase AcnA; this translates as MTKIAKSTFTTGTGTPGQFYSLPALSENGYPRLNRLPVSIRIVLESLLRNCDGLKVTEKDVDNLASWNAKNPGSYEIPFTVARIVLQDLTGVPLLVDLAAMRSAVAGLGKDASVIEPLVPVDLVVDHSVQVDWAGRTDALEKNLDIEFQRNAERYEFLKWGQQAFQTFSVVPPSVGIVHQVNLEYLAQGVMEKDGVYFPDTLVGTDSHTTMINGIGVVGWGVGGIEAEAGMLGQPVTFLVPEVVGVHMTGELREGVTATDLALHVTQMLRSHGVVGKFVEFFGEGAAALPLADRATVANMAPEYGATMGFFPMDERCSDYLRQTGRSEEAIATYENYFKAQDLWGMPRNGELDYTVQLELDLSTVEPAVSGPRRPQDHIRLASIKDSFRKLAGMPAAEGGYGKKESPAVKVTMHSPAGVPVPVEGFSQEAELKDGSILIAAITSCTNTSNPGLMLAAGLLAKKAVALGLQVPPHVKTSIAPGSRIASDYFAANQLQESLDALGFETVGYGCTTCIGNSGPLNPELEQAVRNNDIVAASVLSGNRNFEARIHPSIKTNFLMSPPLVVAFALAGRVDIDFQTEPLGTDRSGKPVFLKDLWPSSGEIAEAVAKSRNPEAYRELYTITPDKNPRWAAVYAPEGSVFQWNENSTYIQDPPFFCGFNGQPRTLADIRDARPLGIFGDSVTTDHISPAGAIRETGPAGLYLQGMGVDRKDFNSFGSRRGNDRVMTRGTFANVRIKNLMVDGTEGGYTLYFGNRSIPAPDKKITPAAGTPAFIYDAAMAYAQDGVPLIVIGGEDYGMGSSRDWAAKGTNLLGVKAVITKSFERIHRSNLIGMGVLPLNFADKADYDRIAPLKDATFSILGLDNGIAPRQQVTLRVQPADAEAFDVPVIVRIDTPIEKEYYLAGGILQYVLTQILK